The following DNA comes from Bacteroidia bacterium.
TCATACTCCGGGACCATTGGAGGAAGTCCAACTGCAGATGGTTGCGCGGGCGGCTTTAGTTACGCCTGGACACCATCTACTTGTCTGAATTTTACCAATATTGCCAATCCCACTGTAACAAATCTTACATCAACAACAACATATTGGGTGACCGTTACAAGCCAAGGCTGTTGTGACGCCTCCGATTTTGTAACCATTACCATAAATTGCTCCTGCTGTAAAATAGAAAATCCTGAGTCTAAACCTGAATATTCTTCAGAAGACATCGTCATCTTTCCCATTCCTGCAAAGGAAACTCTTTCGTTCAAGATAAAGTCTGAATCCAAGATATATACCATAGGGCTTTATGGCACTACCGGAAATTTGTTGCTTGAAAGAACCGAAACGGGGGCGTTCTTTAACGGGAACGGCCTTCAGGTATCCGGATATCCTGCCGGCATTTACTATCTTCAGATCATATCCGGAGAGGCTGTGGTACTATTTAAAAAAGTAGTACTTTCAGAGTAGGAAAATGTTAAAGTATTTTTTTTCTGCAGTCTTTTGTTTGTTGGGTGTGTGCCACGCCCAGTCCCCTCGCTTTCAACACCTCTACGGAAACACCCAGGTCGATTGGATTTATGCCGTGGATACCATCGCCAATGGATGTTTATTAGCCGGTGGATCTACAAAAAGCTACGGACAGGGAGACTATGACGGATGTATACTTCGTACCGATTCTTTTGGAAATGTGCTTGGCCTGGTAACGCTGGGTGGTGCCTTGGAAGACGCGGTTTTTGATTTTGTGACCCTGCCATCAAAT
Coding sequences within:
- a CDS encoding T9SS type A sorting domain-containing protein, whose translation is MKTSLLSIAAFLVFSLTGIANNNEAAKSKVEIFEPAGSIVSCTVDAGSNRTSCSGSYSGTIGGSPTADGCAGGFSYAWTPSTCLNFTNIANPTVTNLTSTTTYWVTVTSQGCCDASDFVTITINCSCCKIENPESKPEYSSEDIVIFPIPAKETLSFKIKSESKIYTIGLYGTTGNLLLERTETGAFFNGNGLQVSGYPAGIYYLQIISGEAVVLFKKVVLSE